A single window of Bacteroidota bacterium DNA harbors:
- a CDS encoding 3-oxoacyl-ACP synthase: MEQKVQSLKVALSQITESANNETKSSAGDKHETARAMMQLEQEKLSRQINDALQVQAELSSLPKNTSTSVTKGSLIYTNRGQIFIAVAIGKIEFEKNTVIVISDKSPLALKFMGLKQGASLDFNGVNYQITSIQ; encoded by the coding sequence ATGGAACAGAAAGTTCAATCGCTCAAAGTTGCCTTATCGCAAATCACCGAATCAGCTAACAATGAAACAAAAAGCAGCGCCGGCGATAAACACGAAACCGCGAGAGCTATGATGCAACTGGAACAGGAAAAACTGAGTCGCCAGATTAACGACGCTTTACAAGTGCAGGCTGAACTATCATCACTTCCTAAAAACACTTCAACATCGGTTACGAAAGGCAGTTTAATTTATACCAACCGCGGACAAATTTTTATTGCGGTTGCCATAGGAAAAATCGAATTCGAGAAAAACACCGTTATTGTCATTTCCGACAAATCACCGCTGGCTTTAAAATTTATGGGATTAAAACAAGGGGCTTCACTTGATTTTAACGGTGTGAATTATCAAATAACTTCTATTCAATAA
- a CDS encoding AI-2E family transporter — protein MSAANSEKTNSYFKFVSSIVFTGLILYFGKPFLIPLAYSFMTAIVLYPMCRFFETKGFGKTISIAIPILIVCLLFGGLITVLTYETTLISSKWALLHQKINPLMQQIQNLLETEFGWSTEEQMIWVSDTLHSLSANAGQIIQDTSKATFEALLNLFIIPVYIALILVYRKKLVNFLSQLFTDDQRVQLFAALNDTISLFSKFIRGMVMVYLTVGILNTLGLWLIGVENPLMFGMLTAIMTIIPYFGIVISAVLPITLSWINTGSLWQPLGVVGVFSVVQYLEANLIFPYIVGRFVNLNTLAAIVVIFIGALFWGVSGMILFLPFAAAFRLFASHFPEMKHWSDLLGK, from the coding sequence ATGTCAGCTGCCAATTCAGAAAAAACTAATTCTTACTTTAAGTTCGTAAGTTCCATTGTTTTTACAGGACTCATCCTTTACTTCGGAAAACCTTTTTTAATTCCGCTTGCTTACTCCTTCATGACGGCCATTGTACTTTACCCAATGTGTCGTTTCTTTGAAACTAAAGGCTTCGGAAAAACAATTTCAATTGCGATTCCCATTTTAATTGTGTGCCTTCTGTTCGGCGGATTAATTACCGTACTCACTTATGAAACAACTCTCATCAGCAGTAAATGGGCTTTATTACATCAAAAGATAAATCCGCTCATGCAGCAAATTCAAAACTTGCTGGAAACCGAATTTGGATGGAGCACAGAAGAACAAATGATTTGGGTAAGCGATACTTTACATTCTCTCAGTGCAAATGCAGGACAAATTATTCAGGATACATCAAAGGCAACGTTTGAAGCCTTATTGAACTTGTTCATCATTCCGGTTTACATTGCTTTGATTTTGGTTTACCGAAAAAAACTAGTCAATTTTCTTTCACAACTTTTTACTGATGATCAACGTGTACAATTATTCGCCGCGCTGAATGATACCATTAGCCTGTTTTCAAAATTCATTCGCGGCATGGTAATGGTTTATTTAACCGTTGGAATCTTAAACACGCTCGGACTCTGGTTAATTGGTGTGGAAAATCCACTTATGTTTGGAATGCTTACAGCCATCATGACTATTATTCCTTATTTCGGAATAGTAATCAGTGCTGTTCTTCCAATCACGCTAAGCTGGATTAACACAGGCTCGCTTTGGCAACCTTTAGGTGTTGTTGGTGTGTTCTCTGTTGTACAATACTTAGAAGCCAATTTAATTTTCCCATATATCGTTGGACGCTTTGTTAATCTGAATACTTTAGCAGCAATCGTTGTGATTTTTATTGGCGCGCTTTTTTGGGGTGTATCCGGAATGATTTTGTTTTTACCTTTTGCCGCAGCATTTAGGCTATTTGCCTCTCATTTTCCGGAGATGAAACATTGGTCGGATTTACTTGGAAAATAA